The stretch of DNA TTCAGGATTTCTAAATCTCATCTACTGgaccaggagaaggagcagggattcactgtccactcagcacactttgattacaatatgctcaaagatgataaTGGATGTTTGAccaaatgatttttaaaaaatgtacatactgcagcttaaAGTTAAACTCTTTAAATCCATGAGATTACTGCTGCTACTATTAAGTTACAAATGTATGCCAGGGTAAAGTTTTGAAGTGTTTCTTTATTAACACGGTGATGAAATGCTTTGCCAAGCCGCGACGGCAATCAATTTGCCCTGATAATTTCTCTCAATAACAACAAAGAACACATTGCACCTACCCAATTGTAGACAAATattacacaacataaaaacaatcaTATTACAGATGAACACATCGTACGTGTGTTTCAGGTAATGTACAGTTTTCTTGGAAATTGAGGTAGAAATACACACACTGCTCAATATATGACAGTTGACTCTATGATCAATTAACAGTATGAACCAGCATGTAGGAGTGACTGGCACTTGGTATAAACAGTAAATATAAGTTCTGTGAAAAATCAGAGCAGATAATTGTTTAGGTTGCAACACTTCAGAAAAATGAGAGGTCAAATGTGGAGAAGTATCTTATTGATGAtagaatattttacatttctttcACACTTGACAGACTTTTGTGGCTGCTTGGATAAAAAAGTGTTGCAAATgctgaacaaaaacatttttatattttagcgAGATGGTTATGACTTTGTGTAGGAGACCTTCAAGGTAAAGCTACAGATCTTTTTTCCAGTCAAGTCTCTTCCCTTAAACTTCCCTAAATTTTAAACAGCAGTGAAACTTCTAGGGTGATCCTATTGACTTTTATGAAATGATTAATAAACTCTCACAATCTTACTtgatataaaataatgtaaatcctGTCACTAACcatatttaaagttttaaacaCCCAGGGGAAtaatctacagtatatacaaatactgtatgtgacaaGGTGAGAAGATTAATGAGACAAAATAGATGTATTTCTTTGTGAAAAAGTCTCATATGCAGGAAtctctttgtattattttagagAATTCTCAAAGGATGTTTTAAATCTCCAAGTCATTTCCTTTGTCTTGTTTTCCCACGTGAGTCAGGACATATCCTTAAAAGCAGTGTGGACTTGAATAGCCCATCGAGAATCCATTTCTGGTCTTTATTATGGTTGTCCAAAAATAGAAAGTCTGAGTCACCCACAGTGAAGTGATCAAGCTCTTCTTTTGTAGATGGTACCAGGAAGCCATAGACAGTCAGTCCAATTGCTTTAATTCTACAGGCCTGCTGTGTCCATCTTTCCTTCATCAATGAGCTGGATTTACACCTTCAGTGCTTCGTGCACTCCCACAGCCGACAGCCGACGGTTGATGTTACGATAACGACAGCGGAGAAGGTCACGATAAGTGGAGCGTAAGTCTCGGTTGAAGAAGGCATAGATAAAGGGGTTCATTAGAGAGTTGGCATAGCCTAACCACAGCAGGGTGCGCTCCAGCCAAATGGGCACACAGCTGCACTCCACTCCACAGATAAATGGCCGGGCAGTTGTAAGGATAAAGAACGGCAGCCAGCACACGGCAAAGACTCCCACAATAACCCCCAGTGTCGTGGCTGCTTTCTGCTCTCTCTTAAAGATGGAGATGTTTTTGCGTTCACGGTTTAGCAGGCGGGATAATGCGGCACACTCATCTACCACCCCGGCCGGTTTAAGGCCCTGCATTCGCAACGCCTCACTCGCCACTGTTTCTAGACGCTCACGTCGTGAAATGTCCGTGAAGCGGTGCTTCGCACCACTCTTGCGAGCTGCCTTAAAGATCTTGTAATACATGACCAGCATGACCAGCATAGGGATGTAGAAGGCTACAGCTGTAGAGTATATGGTGTAGCCAAAATCCTGACTAATGAGGCACACACCGGCAGTGTGGACATTTTTGGCCCAGCCACAGAAAGGTGGCAGGGTGATTGATGCCGACACCAGCCAGACTCCCAGTATCATCTTAGCCATAAGTTGACCGTTTTGCCGGGCTGGATATGTAAGAGGCCTGGTAATTCCCAGAtacctgaaagaaaaaaagacaaaaaaagccaTTACTTTGAGCTTCCTCAAGCTTTTCAGCAGAACTAGATTACCTTGAAAAGAAAACTTAAAAGAcaatttctgttctaaatttaGTGACActgacatttaaataatatatctAATAAGACAAGTTTATTTTACATGGACAGCTTCACTCATTGCCATAGCAACATAGGCACATATTCATGTCACCTGCCTCAAGTAACgatctaattttttttgttaaaaaatttcCCCATTCATTTTGATAGGGAATTTCAGCTGTTCAGCCAATAAATCAGTTGAAGGATTTCAACCATTCAACTGTACATTGTCTTTCAACTGTAATCATCAACCTTTCTCCATCTTAAACATTGTTTGACCTGCAATCCATCAGTTTTCAGCTCCGATTCCATTTTTAGAATAGAGAGTTTGTTAAGGTAGAGTGGAGCAATTTTTACCTAAAATCTTTGCAAACAAATTGTCATTCAACCCAGAGTcctaattttctcaaaagtagTAGGTACAGTATATCCGCCTAGCTGCTCACAATTCCACATTTTTGTGAAATTGGTTTTTGAAATATCAAGTCTTAAATGGACCTAATCCCACTAATCTGCAGGCTCTTTTGCATTGCAGATTTGTCAGGCTGCTACTTTAACATTTGAAACACTTGTCTCTTGTCCTCCTGCTCACACCATGACATTTCTGTCTATAGTCGTCTCAAACCTGCTGATTCTCACAATCTTCAATAGACCTTAGAGTTGTCCTACAATTGGGATTTGTGTGACACAAGATACTGCCTGTCAACAttttacacacacgcacatgcacacacacacacacacacacacacacacacaaattgactgAAAGCTCTGATGATTCAATCCAATTttctgtggagtttgcatgttctgtcAGTGCTTGCATTGCTCAACCTTTAACACGTTCAGCTGTCCCTTTCAACACATTTGAAGCTTTTTCAACTATTTTCGACtttcttcagctttttttttcctactttaTTTGGATTGTTTCAGATCATTCAACCTATTTCAACAATGTTCATCATATCTTCACAGAGGGTTCATtggctaggctaatactaggaTAGTGCTAATGCATGGCTAATACAGTGTTCAATGACACGGACCAGCACTGGCATCCTtacttgtattttcttcaggaaatgcaaatattctagttatacaTGTAATCCATTGAAGATAACATAAAAAGCATAAACTCATTCTTACTGCAAACATGAAAAGAGATCTGTGTAAGATATGTACCTGAGTGCAGCAGGAGGATGGGAGTTTAATTAAAAGCCTTCAGTTGTAATTGTATTATTAGGATAAGTAATTTGTACATGGATCAGTTGCACATGTCAGCTGTTGTCAGAAGATAACAAGCTCCTGAGTACATTTGTCACTTCTGACTTCCACAGCACAGTAATAATCATCAACAATTGACTAAGGGCAGGTATTTGTGAAGGAGACACTATGAAGGCCATACAAAGTCATGAAACTAAATTGAAGTAATCTTGAGCTACAGTTGAtttgatatttacattttcaaataaaatgaaaggcAATTCACTGAGGCAAGATACCTGTGTGCACAAGAGGAGAGCAATGTCTGATGCCGTCAGCTTTAAACCCAGAGATAATTCAAAAATCAAGCTATAAGTTACATCAGGAAATGTATTTTACTTCAAAGATAAACTGAAGTAAAAACTGACCAACATATCTTTGGTTTGTGGTTTACACAAAGCTCTGGCAGAGCAGATGTAGTCTGTACGCAACCAGTAACTGTGCAAGGTTGCAAAGAGTGCTGTAGCTGATCCCAGatgaaaaaaggaacattttgtttattttaaaatagcaCTTTAAAGTCTGTACTTGTCTTCTACAAACTGAATCTAACAAAACGGTTGATAAAATCTGTTGACAGATCCAGCCTGAAAGTCTGAACTGaaaacaatttgtttttcacattACTGAAAAAGTCCTGAATAGATGAGGTGAACGGTCAGTGGTCCCTAAAgctttttttatctcctgattACCCACTgaatcaaaaacaaaccaaaaagatCGCCCCTAGAgaccaaaacatttttcatcaaTGAGTTTTGTGTTAATGATTGCATACAACCAGAACAAGCTTAAATGGACATTTACAAATTAGCACCTGTTGGACCTGATTTTATCTGTATGTTTCTAACATCCCAAGCATCTGTTTGAAAGCACTGAAGTGCCCGTTTGATTGCTGGTTTCTTGCTTAACTGCAAAGTTAAATCAAAGCCAAAGAAAAGCAACACATGATTATTTTGATAATGACAGAGCTGGCAACAAGAAAGTGGCTGATTTCTAGCTGAAGGTATTACTTCTGGGTCACGTAATAACTCGTTTTAACATATAGGTGTgtatgttttataataaaaagtattttcactaataaacaataattcattagtgaggatgcaggacgcattattttatttttttaattcactcaAGATATATTTAGGATGTAAAAGGCTTATTCAAGGTGTATGCCACTTTCATTTTGGATCCAGTAAGTTGAAGTGTACAGCCGCTGCAGACTCTGGCTCTGCAGACAGTGACGACTGGGGGAGTGATGTGGGAGGACACTCATTTCCGGCTGGAAGTCGCAACACAGCGtcactcaaagtcgcttgaaaagttcaaaatgttcaactttgagcgactttcAGTAACTCGGGACGAGCGACTGAGTCGCTAGAATCAAGCGAGTCAATGGGGGGTCACTTGATGTTGcgtgatttatattgattttgaatgtaatttagTCGCCAGAGTCGCTGTAGTTGCGTTCAGGGTGAACTTACCTTTAGAGTGGAGCAGATCCAATTTTTACCTAAAAATCTTTGCAAACAAATTGTCATAACTTCCAAAATATTCAATCCAGagttttaattttctcaaaagtagtatgtatactgtatgtctaGCCGCTCACAATTTCACATTTTTAGTGACAGGTTAATTGGTTTTTGAAATATCAAGCCTTAAGTGGGCCTAATCCCACAAATCTGCAGAATCTTTTGCATTAAAGATTTGTCAGGCTAGTCCTTCTTAATCTTAAAacattcatgtttttctatcGTCCTCCTGGTCACACCTTTTGCcctaaaaacatgaaatttcCCTCATTTGTAGTCCCATGCCTGCTGATTCTCACAATCAcattaatgctaattctaggcaaatgttaatgctaggttaatgctaggctaatgctagctaatgctaatgctgtttttttatagtatggtgtgtttgtctgttactTGGCTAGCTGCAGTATACTTTCCGTTAACAGTGGAGCTATATAATTTTGCCAACCacagtaaaacagaagaagaagcattgtcgatgtgtctttgtttactatAACGTGCGCTTCATGGCGCGTCAATGCAAGAGCAAGACGAGCTTCTCAAAGTGGAAATACGTGCATTATTTTACCAATCTGCCTCCAAAAGATACATGAATCGGCGAAGCTCTAAACTAACCCTGTGTTGGTGGACACACTGGACGTGAGGGAAGCCTCTGCACCGGAACAACAGCGACTGTGTGTCTGACAAAGTGGTCAGCAGCACCGGGGCCCCTCTCTCccttcctcttcaccacctacaccacagacttcagctactgcactgagacctgtcatctccagaagttctcAGACCactctgcagtggttggatgtattaGGGAAGGGGACAAGGTGGAGtacagggctgctgtggacagctctgtcacatggagtgagtggaaccatctacagctcaatgtgacaaagaccaaAGAGCTGATTGTGGACCTGAGGTGAACCAAGAGGACAGTCAGCCctgtggacattgtggaggagtacaaatacctgggagtagtgattgacaataaactggactgggagaagaacactgactccctctacaggaagggccaaagccgcctctattttctgagacgactgaggtccttcaacatcagCAGAAAAATACTGAGGATGTTATATGAGTCAGGGGTGGCGAGtgcgatcctctacgctgttgtttgctggaggagcagactgagggtcgcAAATGCCAACAGACCCAACAGACTCAACCGCAAGGTCAGTGacgttgtggggattaaactggactctctgatgttggtgacagagaggaggaccctgtccaaggtgaaggccatcttgacatacctgtcaagtatcccgttttggccgggaaactctagtattttacccctctttcccgccatcatcccgtattattattttcccgtaaatatcccgtattttactgtagtaataattaaaagataccttactaaactgaacgccgtcactagcctcgcgagaactgccacctgaaatggcctggcttggtggcagttcttgcgcgattagtgccgacagcggcaacaaacccagaaacaactcagaacagagatgatgaatgaagatgttctggcaaaaaaaacaaagaactggtgtaaatacgttgtaaaatgtgacagagagtttatcttcataaagagcagcaggatgtgacacagtttcacgttctgttagattaataactgagattttaacatctaccacagcggaaggaaggacgtaagtcaccatgaaaaatcagccaatcacaagctccacaaatattcactgctttaaaaaagtatcAAAGAATGTAaattctgcaacaaatgtgtttaataagtcattagtgaataccagagaaccacatgagtgagcatgagaaattacaataaatatataatattataatattaaataaacacatgtgcttcatatacacatttatgttttatttaggctgttttataatttaggaattagggctgggcgatatatcgagattcaagatgtatcgagttttctattttggcgatatagaaaactataatatttcatatgtatatatatatatatatatatatatatatatatatatatatatattatagcttataatgtatcaaaatactagttttaggagtcgcttaGGAGTTTTAGGagtgcttttacttctcagaacaacatgtaaagctcagttagatgattaatgagtgtcacatattgatcagctgttagttaataaatgtccctgtgtggcatttagcatcagcaaatttaatccagaattgttttttctggtcagactttatttaataaaattatctagatttatatcatatgttaccattttgagaaaatatattaagatatgagttttggtccatattgcccagcactagtaggaatgttcacagcatttcaatgttaataaaggttgacctaccagattctaatcacataattgtatttagtaagtggttgacatgtgggtattttagatttgttGTCCACCTctggatactggagcttggttggggtggtgggacggctggtagtgggcgccaaaaaatttcccttattttcaaatccaaaacttgacaggtatgcatcTTGGTCAAAGAGTCctacccactccatgatgtgctggtcagtaaCAGGAGCACCtacagcaccaggctgatcaaACCACGGTGCTCAACAGAACGCCACAGggaatcattcctgcctgtagcaatcaaatataatgtaatgtatAATGTTTAATGCATCACTGCAACCTAACAGCTTGAtggttgtaaatatctgtatcatatttgtatatttgtataattactattattattattattagtagtagtagtagtagtagtagtatttatcttactttatttttactactgtaatgtaaTATGTTtgacagtcttttacttaattatacacttatttaatgtgtattcttccttttgtctttgttaaacattttattcttttatttgtgtttttttttcttaagtggctgtaacaaaagcaatttcccgcTGGgtttaataaaggaattctgattctgattctgattagatTTTAACCGCACTGTTAGCCAGGGACAGATCAGCAAAGCTATTGCATGGTATATTGTTgaaaatatgcagcctgtcgccACTGTAGAGTCACCTGCTTTCAGGCAGCTCGTTAGCCTGTGTCGTGTCACCTGATACCATGTCCTATGCACTGTATTGTGTGGCTCAGAAAAATgctgcaatttttatttttcgtatttatttttataagcatataCAACAGCAGGATCTGCACTTGGAAtacgcacagcttactttacatatgTTAAGGTGCAACTCTTAGTTGTGCTAAGGTTGAaaaattgctcattttaattttggagcagctgttttgtgctttatatgcacataatttatgttttgttttatagcCATTTTGTTGGTGAAAATGTATTCAGAttgctttaatttatttactttggaaggttttttatgtttatgttgtaCATTGTTGATAGTTTTTGTCTTTAAGCTGTAAGGTAGGGATGCCAGGGTAAAATTGGTCAGGGGACTTCAGGGGGCCGAATTACACTTTCTGCCTG from Gouania willdenowi chromosome 9, fGouWil2.1, whole genome shotgun sequence encodes:
- the htr7c gene encoding 5-hydroxytryptamine receptor 7; its protein translation is MINTSGIELSFNNKEDSFEVTNGTLHLQLFYNTLASTSSPTAMGNESCGEQLLDFGRPEKILIGVMLAVITAVTVMGNTLVVIAVCVVKKLRQPSNYLLVSLAVADLSVAIVVMPFVIVTDLTGGKWLFGDFFCNIFIGMDVMCCTASIMTLCVISVDRYLGITRPLTYPARQNGQLMAKMILGVWLVSASITLPPFCGWAKNVHTAGVCLISQDFGYTIYSTAVAFYIPMLVMLVMYYKIFKAARKSGAKHRFTDISRRERLETVASEALRMQGLKPAGVVDECAALSRLLNRERKNISIFKREQKAATTLGVIVGVFAVCWLPFFILTTARPFICGVECSCVPIWLERTLLWLGYANSLMNPFIYAFFNRDLRSTYRDLLRCRYRNINRRLSAVGVHEALKV